In Hyphomicrobiales bacterium, the sequence TAGAAATCGGACGGCGCAAGTTCCTCGCGACGTCACTGGCCGGCGCGGTCGCCATCGGTCTGCCACGAGTTGCCGCGGCGGAGTCCGTCCCTGCCTCGGGAAACGCGGCGGTGCGGCCGTTCAGGATCAGCATTCCCGAGGCGGCGCTCGCCGAGATTGTTGATTTCCGTCGAGAATTGACCCGTTAGGCGGGGATTTTTCCATCGAGAATTGACCCATGTTTTGACCACGTCTCACGCGGGCTATGCGGGGGACCTCGGAGTGATCGACATGGAGTTATTGAGTGTCATCCGCCGCTGGCATGGGCGGAATCATCTTTCGATCCGGGAGATTTCCCGGCGCACGGGGCTCTCGCGGAATACGGTTCGCAAGTATCTGCGTGCGGATAGCGTCGAGCCCCGGTTTCATGTTCCCGACCGGCCGAGCAAACTCGATCCCTATGCCGACAAGCTCTCGGCGATGCTTCGGATCGAAGGCGGCAAGTCGCGCAAGCACAAGCGCACGGTCCGCCAGTTGCATGCCGATCTGATTTTGCTCGGTTATGAGGGCTCCTACAATCGGGTCGCGGCCTTTGCCCGGGACTGGAAGGCAGCCCGCCTGCGCGAGCAGCAGACCAGCGGCCGTGGCACCTTCGTCCCCCTGGCCTTTGTGCCGGGTGAAGCGTTCC encodes:
- a CDS encoding hypothetical protein (Evidence 5 : Unknown function), which codes for MSSANIEIGRRKFLATSLAGAVAIGLPRVAAAESVPASGNAAVRPFRISIPEAALAEIVDFRRELTR